The nucleotide window CGGGACGGACGCCGGCCGTCTGTTGGCCGTCAACGACGCCTACTGTGAGATGCTGGGGTACGACCGCGAGACGCTGCTGTCGGCGACGGATCCCGTGTTGCCGGCGGACGACCCGGAGACGAGCGACACAGGAACGGGCGACCCGGAGACGAGCGACACAGGAACGGACGACCCGGAGACGAGCGACACAGGAACGGACGACCCGGAGACGAGCGACACAGGAACGGACGACCCGGAGACGAGCGACACAGGAACGGGCGACCCAGAGACGGCGCCGGAGACGGACGGGGGAGCGTCGGCGACGGACGACCCGGGAGTCGTGACCCCGGTCGCGGGCGGCGACGACCGGGCGGCGGCGTTCCGGTCGGCGGTCGCGGACGGCGCCGGCGAGGCGACGTGGGCCGTGAGCGACGCGGACGGCGACCGGCTGTGGCTGGACGTGCACTACGAGATCGCGGCGATCGGCGGCCGCGACCGGGTGCTGGGGAGCGTCCACGACGTGACAGAGCGCCGCGAGCGCCGCCAGGAGTTGGCCGACCGGACGGAGCAGGTGGCGGCACTGCACGACGCCGCCGCCCGCATTCAACGGTGTGAGGCGGGCGACTCCGTCTACGAGGAGGTGGTGCGGGCCGCAGAGGAGATCCTGGAGTTCGACATCTCCGTCGCCGACGCCCGCGAGGGGGACACGCTCGTCCCCCGAGCGGTGTCGGCGGCGATCTCGGAAGACGAGTACTACGAGACGACGCCGGTGGACGCCGACGACAACCTCGCCGCGCTGGCCGTCCGGGAGGGCGAGCCGTCGGTCGTCGACGACGTGACCACGCGGGAGGCGACACCGGCGGACACGGAGTTCCGGTCGGTGTTGACGGTGCCGATCGGGGAGTACGGCGTGTTCCAGGCCGTCTCGCGGTCCGTCGCCGCGTTCGACGAGTCGGACCTGGAGCTGACGGACCTACTCGTCACCCACGCCAGAGACGCGCTCTCGCGGCTGGAGCGGGAACGGGAGCTCCGGGAGCGCACCCGGGAGTTGCGACGCGAGAAGGAACGGTCGGAGGTGTTCGGCAGCGCCGTCTCACACGACATGCGCAACCCGTTGAACGTCGCCTCCGGCCACCTCTCGTTGGCGCGTGAACGGTACGGCGACGACGACAACCTCGCGGCCGTCGCCTCGGCGTTAGACCGGATGGAGGCGATCACGGAGGACGTGCTCACCATCGCCCGCGAGGGAGCGACGGTGGAGGAGACCCAGCGAGTGCAGCTGACGGCGCTGGCGGAGAACTGCTGGAGCAACGTCGACACGGAGGAGGCGACCCTCCGGACGACAGACGAGTCGTTCGAGCTGGCGGCCGACCCGCGACGGCTGCGCCACGTCGTGGAGAACCTGTTCCGGAACGCCGTGGAGCACGCCGGACCGGCAGCGGAGATCGAGGTGGGTGGTCTCCCGGCAGACACGGACGAGACGGCGGGGTTCTACGTCGCCGACGACGGCCCGGGGATCGACCCGGACACCCGCGGCGACGTGTTCGATCCGGGTTACTCCACCGCCAGCGACGGCACCGGATTCGGGCTGGCGATCGTCCGGGAGATGGCAGTGGCCCACGGCTGGGACGTCTCCGTGACGGAGTCGGCGACGGGCGGCGCTCGCTTCGAGTTCGACGGTGTCGAGACGGAACCGAGAGGTTGACGAACACACGGCTCCAACGACACACGTGACCGACGAGAACGACGCCGCTGGCGGCGGAGTGTTCGGGTGGGAGGCGCTACGGCTGGTGGCGGTGTTGGTCGTCGGCGTCGCCGGTACCGGGATCGTCCGTCGACAGTTCGGCGTGTGGGGGTACGACGGGATCGGGCGACTCGTGTACGTCTTCGGCTACGGTGGGACGATTCTCCTCGTCTGGTACGTCTGGCTCCGGCCGTTGGACATCAGCGGCCCCAGCGGCGAGGTGACGTACGGCGACGACGAGGAGTGACACTGGCCGAGAACGGAAGCTACACCTTCGACCCCCCCCCGACCCCCTGGTGTGACGGACACGAGCTTCTTCGACGGCGGGGAGCGTGCGCTCCCGGGCGTGCGCCGGGACGGCTACGTCTGGCCGGCGTACGACGACTACTCCTTCGACCGCGTCCCGGGGACGGCCGCCCGGGCGCTCGGGGTGGACCTCGACCGCGCGCTGCCGCCGGCGACGGTGCCGGACGGCGACTACGAGCGGGTTGTCGTCCTGTTGGTCGACGGCTACGGCTGGGACCGGTTCCAGGCGGGCGAACGGCCGTCGTTGCTGTCGCGGGCGGCCACGGCCGGCGAGACGACGGCGATCACCTCCGTCTACCCCTCGGAGACGGCGGCCGCCATCACGTCGCTCAACACCGGACGGACGCCGGCGGAACACGGACTGTTGGGGTGGAACCTCCGCCTGCCGACGGTCGACCGGACGGTCCAGACGCTGCCGTTCGTCACGCGGCCGGCCGACGACAGGCGGGCGGCGGCTGCCGCCGCGGGCGAGGATCCGACCGTCCCGGAGCTGTCGCCGACGGACGACCCCCGAGACCTGACGGCGGCGACGGACGGCGCGGTCGACGGCGAGGACCTGTTCGACGGCCGGTCCGTGTACGAGCGGCTGGGCGAGGCCGGCGTCGAGAGTCACGCGATCCAACCGTCGCGGATCACGGGCGGGCCCTACGGAGCGCAGGCGTTGGCGGGCGCGACGGTCCACGGGGTCGACAGCGTCGCCGAGTTCGGGCTGTCGATCCGCCGGCGGCTGACCGCCGCGACCCAGCCCACGTACGTGTACGCCTACTGGCCGGCCGTCGACGGGGCGGCCCACGACGCCGGCACGCGGAGCGACGAGTACGCGGCGGAGCTGGCGGCCGTCTGTGGCGCGGTCGAGCGGGAACTGGACCGCCTCCCGGACGCGACGGCCGAGGAGACGCTCCTGCTCGTGACCGCAGACCACGGCCACAGACAGTCGGACCCGTCGGCCGCGGTCGATCTGACGACACTGCCGGACGTGTGGGGGAGTCTGGCGCGTCACGACGACGGGCGACCGGTGTTGCCGACTGGTGGACCGCGGAACCTCCACCTCCACCTCCAGCCCGGGACGGAAGAGACGGTACGGGCGGCGCTGTCGGACGCCGACTTCGAGGCCCGCGTCCTGTCGGGTGAGCGTGCCGTCGAGGCCGGGCTGTTCGGCGACGGCCCGGTGTCGCCGAAGCTCCGGGAACGGGTCGGCGACCTGGTGGTGGTGCCGAAGTCCGTCGGGGTGTGGATCGACGACGAGCGACGGAAACTCGAGTTCGTCGGCCAGCACGGCGGCCAACACCCCGAGGAGATGTCTGTGCCGTTCCTGGCGGCGCCAGTGGGGTCGTGGTGAGGAGAACGGAACGTTAATATCGGGCCGAAGGCGACTTCCGGAACAGAGAACATGCTCCCGTTACAGGTCATCGACTCCTTCCTGCTCGACTACAACGTCGGGCAGGCGCTCCTGCTCGGGTTCATCCTGTCCGTGGCGGGAACGCTCCCGTTGAAGTCTCGGAAGGTGTTGTCGCTGGTCGCGCTGTCGTTCGGCGTGATCTTCATGCTCACGCCGCAGAGCCTGGTCCCGATCCACTACCTGTTCCTCGGGATCGTGTTGGTCGTCGTCGCGCCGTTGTTGTACGTCACCGCCGGGCGCTGACGGAAGTACGGCCGCGTCGGACAGTCTTATCAGTAGTCCGGCGGGTAGCCGGTGCATGGTCACGGTCCGTGCGCCGGCGACGACGGCGAACCTCGGGAGCGGCTACGACACGTTCGGGGCGGCGTTGGAACGCCCGGCCGACGAAGTCACGGTCCAGCGGGCGACGGAGACGACACTCACGGTGACGGGGGCGGGCGCAGAGTACGTGCCGGAGGCGCCGACGGAGAACACGGCCGGAGTGGTAGCGGCGACACTCGACGCGCCGGCGACCATCGAGATCAGGAAGGGGATCAGACCGGCCTCCGGGCTGGGGTCGTCGGCGGCGTCGGCCGCGGCGGCGGCGGTCGCGCTGAACGAACTGTACGACAGGGGGTACAGTCGTGCGGAGCTGGTGTCCGTCGCGGCGGAGGGGGAGGCGGCGGCTTCCGGCGAGGTCCACGCGGACAACGTCGCGCCGGCGTTGCTGGGCGGGTTCACCGTGACCCGGCCGGACGGGACGACGGTCGTGGACGCGGAGCTATCGCTCGTGGTGTGTCTGCCGGCACAGCCCATCTCCACCCGGGAGGCGCGACAGGTGGTGCCGTCGTCGCTGTCGATGGACGACCACGTCGAGACGGTTCGGAACGCGGCGACACTGACCGTCGGGATGTGTCGATCCGACCCGGCGTTGGTCGGGCGCGGCCTGGACGACCCGGTGGTGACGCCGGCGCGGGCGGCGCTGGTGGACGCGTACGACGCGGTTCGAGAGGCGGCCACGCGGGCTGGGGCGACGGGCGTGACGATCAGCGGCTCCGGTCCGGGTGTGCTCGCGGTGACGCGACCGACGGACCAACGCGCGGTCGCGTCGGCGATGGTCGACGGGTTCGAACGGGCCGGGATCGACGCCCGTGCGATCCAGACCGGAGTCGGAGACGGAGCGACCATCAGGTGAGCCGACGCACCGGTCGCTTCGGCCCTTCGGGTGAGCACGCTGCCCGCGTTCACCGTCGCCGGGCGGCTCACCCGCCCGACTGCGAGCGGAACCTTCGACCTCGCCCCGCTCGGGGCAGAACGGTCTGGGGGAAGGGTTTTGTATTCTCGCGGAGAAGAGCGACCGAAAGCGGGTTCGCGTGAACTAATGGCGTACAACGAGTCGTTGTTGACGGTGGCGGCGTTCCTCTCGGGGGGGCTGTCGGGACTGACGGCGCTGATCGCGGTGTCGCGCAGCCGTGGCGGCGCCCGGGTCGCGGGGGACACGCTGGCGGGCGTGGCGCTAGCGGCGGCGCTGTGGGCCGTGACGTTCGGACTGCGGCTGTCGGCGGAAGGCGTGGGGACGGCGTCGTTCTGGCTGCGCGTGAGCAACGTCGTGGCGGCGCCGATCCCGACGCTCCTCCTGGTGTTCTCGCTGTACCAGACGGGCAACGCGAGTCTCGTCGACGAGCGAGTGGCGGCGTTGCTGGCGGTAGAGCCGACGGCGGCGGCGGCGTTGGCGCTGACCAACCCGTTGCACCAGGCGTACGTGATGGGCGTGACGACCGTGGGGGTGCCGGCGGCGACCCCCGGGGTGTTCATGTCGGCGCACCTGGCGTACGGGTTGTTGGTCTGTGGTGTCGCGGCGGTGTCGTTCGGAAACGAGGCGGTCGGAACGACGGGACCGTACAGACGGCGGGCGACGTTACTGCTGACGGCGGTGTCGGTCCCGGTCGTCACGGTGGTCGCGTACGTGACGACGCTGCCGATAGCGCCGCCGTACGACACGACACCGGTGTGGTTCGGGCTGTCGTCGTTGTTGTTCCTGGTCTCCATTCGGTCGTACGGCCTGTTCGACGTGTCGCCGGTGGCACACGAGACGGTGTTCGAGGAGATCGACGACGCCATCGTCGTCGTCGACGACCGAGGGCTGCTCGTCGACGCCAACCCGGCGGCGACGACGGCGTTCGGCGTGGACGACGACGACGTCGGCCGACCGGTGCGGGCGGTGTTGCCGAACCCGGAGGCGATCGACAGCCTGCTCGTCGACGGGGAGACGACGTTCACGGCGGAGGGGCGACACTTCGAGGCGACGCGCACGTCGATCAGCGTGGGGCAGGCCGGGGCCTCGAACGTGTTCGTGTTCCGAGACGTGACGGACCGCGAGCGGGTGGAGCGTCGGTTCCAGACGTACATCGAGCAGTCGAACGACGTGTTAGTGGTGTTGGACGCGGAGACGACGGTGGAGTACGCCAGCCCGGCCACACGACGGGTGTTGGGTCACGACCCAGAGACGCTGACCGGTCGCTCCGTGTTCTCGTTGGTCCACCCGGACGACCAGTCGTCGATCCACCGAGTGTTCCGCTCGGTGACGAACGCACACGAGCGCCACGAGGCGTCGGACGGGGGGGTCACGGACGGCGGGGTGGAGGCGGAGTCGGCGACGGACGAACGGATCGGGGGAGTGCCGGGCGACGACGAACGCACGACGAGCCGCGAGACGACAGAACGCGAGCGGTTCCGTCTCAAACACGGCGACGGCGGCTGGCAGACGGTGGAGGCGGTCGTCACGGCCGGCGTCGGCGCGACGGCGGACCGACTCCTGGTCAACATCCGGGACGTGACGGAGCGCCAGCGGTACGAACAACGGCTCCGGGTGTTGAACCGGGTGTTGCGTCACGACCTCCGGAACGACGCGAACGTGGTGTTGGGGTACGCGGACCTGTTGTTGAAGTCGGACCTGGACCCGGCGGTCCGGGAGCGTGCAGAGGCAGTCCGGCGGAAGGCCAACCGGCTCGTGGAGCTGGGCGAGCAGGCGCGGGAGGTGGACCGCACCCTCCACGCGGAGGGGGGCGAGACACACCGGATCCAGTTGGACGACGTGGTCGACAGCGTGGCCTGGCGCGCACGAGAGACGTACCCGGAGGCGCAGGTGGACACGGAGTGTGAGGGGGAGTGTGCCGCGCTCGGCAACGATCTGGTCGACTCGGCGCTGTGGCACCTCGTCTCCAACGGGATCGAACACAACGACAGCGCGGAGCCGTGGGTTCGGGTGTCCGTGGAGTCGACCGACGACTGGGTTCGCGTGACGGTCACGGACGACGGCCCGGGCATCCCGGAGTCCGAACGGAACGTGTTGGAACACGGGACGGAGACGGCGCTGGAACACGGCAGCGGGCTGGGGCTGTGGCTCGTGAAGTGGATCACGGACAGCGTCGGCGGCGACGTGTCGTTCGCGGAACGCGACCCGCGTGGCTCGATAGTGACGGTAGAGCTGGCGACGCCGGTCGGCGACCCCGGAGAGACCCAGGCGGAGTAGCTACACGAGCACGAGCGGCTCGTGGTCGTCCGGCGGTTCCTCGACGACACGGAAGGCGGCGGCGTGCGCGGCCCGACAGGCCGCAAGCGTCGCGTCGGACAGCGACAGCGTCGCGGCGAACTCCGGCCAGACGCGCTCCGGGACGGCGAGGTAGTGGGTGTCCCCGTGACGGGCGACGAGCGGGTCCGTCTGGAACGCCTGTCGGTAGTCGTACACGAGCGCGGGGACAGTCGGCGCCGCGGCGGCGTCTCGGACGGCCGCGAGCGCGTCCGCCAGGGTCGGCTCGGCGACGCCGTGGTCGGCGGCGACGCGCGCGGTGTCGACGGCGGCGAACGGGTCGGTCGGGTCGGTCACGAACGGCGTACGCGACGGACGGGCAGGAGGGTTCCGGTCACTCGTCGACGACGGTCGGAGCGCCGCCGTAGCCGCCGGCCGACTGTGTTGCCGTCTCCGCGGGCAGCGAGGGGAGCGACTCCGAGCGAGTCGGCAGGTGCCCGTGGTCGAGCGTCCCGAGGATCCGCGTCTCGTCGCCAGAGAGTGCCACCCGGAGCGTCGGCGCGAGCGTGCCGCCGAAGCGGGCGAACTGCTCGTCTCGCGGGAGGTCGGCAACGTCGTCCAGTGACATCCCGCCCAGGTCGTAGTAGTTGAAGAACGACGTGACGAGCAGCTCCTCGGCGTGGGGGTACGCCAGCCAGGAGTACGTCTGGTAGGGGGCGTTGGCGGGGTTCGTGACGACGAGCCCGGTGTCGTTGAGCGGGCGGTAGTCGCCGCGGAGGTCGTCGGCGACGAACCCGTAGAGCGCGTCGAAGCCGTCGAACCCGGGGGCGAACGTGTGACGGTGACTGGAGACGAACAGGTAGTACCGGCCGTCGTGGACGACGACGTGCGGTCGCTCCAGCTCCTGGTTGACACAGACGGAGTGGAGCAACGGGGCCTCGGGCTCGAACGTCGTGGGGCTGCCGTCCGGGCTCGTGGCGACACCGACACAGCCGTTGAACGACTGGGCCGTCGTGTCGCCGCCACAGCGGTCGCTGTCCTCGGAGACGGGGACGTTCGCCTCGAACAGGAGGTGTGTCTCGCCGGTCGCGGGGTCCTCGAAGAACCACGGGTCACGGAACGTGTAGATCATCCCGCGGGACTGGGCCTGTGTCTCGTAGCGGTCGCCGTCCGGGCGCAACACGGTCTCGTGGCGCCAGGAGCGGTCCAGTCGGGCAGTCTCGTCGGTGACGCGCAGCCGGCCGTCCGTGCCGGCCGCGAGCCGTTGGGTGTAGCTCAACTCCGTCTCGTTCGCCTCGCCGGCGGCGGTGTAGTAGAGGGTCACGTCCCCGCGGCTCGGATCGTCCGAGTCCGGCTCGAACAGTGCGCTGCCGGCCCACTGCCGAGAGCCCAGCGGGCCGTCCGGCTCGAACGCCGGCCCGGCGTCGCGCCAGGTCCGACCGTCCGGAGAGTAGAGACACCGGATCTCGGCAGCGTCGTGGCGCTTGCCCGGCAGGAGGTCGTCGGGGGCGGTGAGCGCGAAGATCACCCGCACGCCGCCGGGCGTCGCCACGCTGCCGTCGCGGGTCCGCAACAGCCAGGTGTCCCAGAGGTGGAAGTCGTCGCCGACCCGTTCGTCCGGCGGGTAGACGACGGGAGCGACCGTCTCGGCCGTCCGGACGAGTCCGTCGGCAGCCCCCCCGCTCCACGACGGGATCCCGTCCCACCCCGGTGGGTCGCTGTGTGACATACTCGCGGGGTCGGGGCGGCCGCTCAAGCCTCTGTCGCTCTCCGCTCACCCGCGACATATTCGGACCTTCCACCAAAGAATTATACTCTGACGAACGAAAATGGGGACGTGAGACGGACCGACAGGACGTGTGGCGCACACCAGAACCCATATGCACGCGCCGGAGGTATTGTACAGTCGTGACAAAACGCCACGTCGAACTCCCGGCCGACGCCGAGTCGGGAGTGTCAGCCTTTCTCGAACGGGTCGACGAGCGTCTGGCCTCCGAGGAGGACACCTGTGCGGTCGTACGGGAGACGCTCGTCGACCTGTTCGGCGAC belongs to Halobaculum sp. MBLA0143 and includes:
- a CDS encoding alkaline phosphatase family protein, yielding MTDTSFFDGGERALPGVRRDGYVWPAYDDYSFDRVPGTAARALGVDLDRALPPATVPDGDYERVVVLLVDGYGWDRFQAGERPSLLSRAATAGETTAITSVYPSETAAAITSLNTGRTPAEHGLLGWNLRLPTVDRTVQTLPFVTRPADDRRAAAAAAGEDPTVPELSPTDDPRDLTAATDGAVDGEDLFDGRSVYERLGEAGVESHAIQPSRITGGPYGAQALAGATVHGVDSVAEFGLSIRRRLTAATQPTYVYAYWPAVDGAAHDAGTRSDEYAAELAAVCGAVERELDRLPDATAEETLLLVTADHGHRQSDPSAAVDLTTLPDVWGSLARHDDGRPVLPTGGPRNLHLHLQPGTEETVRAALSDADFEARVLSGERAVEAGLFGDGPVSPKLRERVGDLVVVPKSVGVWIDDERRKLEFVGQHGGQHPEEMSVPFLAAPVGSW
- a CDS encoding glycoside hydrolase family 68 protein; amino-acid sequence: MSHSDPPGWDGIPSWSGGAADGLVRTAETVAPVVYPPDERVGDDFHLWDTWLLRTRDGSVATPGGVRVIFALTAPDDLLPGKRHDAAEIRCLYSPDGRTWRDAGPAFEPDGPLGSRQWAGSALFEPDSDDPSRGDVTLYYTAAGEANETELSYTQRLAAGTDGRLRVTDETARLDRSWRHETVLRPDGDRYETQAQSRGMIYTFRDPWFFEDPATGETHLLFEANVPVSEDSDRCGGDTTAQSFNGCVGVATSPDGSPTTFEPEAPLLHSVCVNQELERPHVVVHDGRYYLFVSSHRHTFAPGFDGFDALYGFVADDLRGDYRPLNDTGLVVTNPANAPYQTYSWLAYPHAEELLVTSFFNYYDLGGMSLDDVADLPRDEQFARFGGTLAPTLRVALSGDETRILGTLDHGHLPTRSESLPSLPAETATQSAGGYGGAPTVVDE
- a CDS encoding ATP-binding protein, with translation MRDRRTVFTPDEPLDVLHVDDDDGFAETLVAYLEDVIGGFAVTRVSDGEAALDRLSATTFDCVVSDYRMPGMDGLELSEAVGEREPRLPFVLLTGRGSESVAREAVEASVTSYLPKRADEDGFRRLADRVRDAVDRAHTAVSYREVFDKAGVGLTVRGTDAGRLLAVNDAYCEMLGYDRETLLSATDPVLPADDPETSDTGTGDPETSDTGTDDPETSDTGTDDPETSDTGTDDPETSDTGTGDPETAPETDGGASATDDPGVVTPVAGGDDRAAAFRSAVADGAGEATWAVSDADGDRLWLDVHYEIAAIGGRDRVLGSVHDVTERRERRQELADRTEQVAALHDAAARIQRCEAGDSVYEEVVRAAEEILEFDISVADAREGDTLVPRAVSAAISEDEYYETTPVDADDNLAALAVREGEPSVVDDVTTREATPADTEFRSVLTVPIGEYGVFQAVSRSVAAFDESDLELTDLLVTHARDALSRLERERELRERTRELRREKERSEVFGSAVSHDMRNPLNVASGHLSLARERYGDDDNLAAVASALDRMEAITEDVLTIAREGATVEETQRVQLTALAENCWSNVDTEEATLRTTDESFELAADPRRLRHVVENLFRNAVEHAGPAAEIEVGGLPADTDETAGFYVADDGPGIDPDTRGDVFDPGYSTASDGTGFGLAIVREMAVAHGWDVSVTESATGGARFEFDGVETEPRG
- a CDS encoding histidine kinase N-terminal 7TM domain-containing protein → MAYNESLLTVAAFLSGGLSGLTALIAVSRSRGGARVAGDTLAGVALAAALWAVTFGLRLSAEGVGTASFWLRVSNVVAAPIPTLLLVFSLYQTGNASLVDERVAALLAVEPTAAAALALTNPLHQAYVMGVTTVGVPAATPGVFMSAHLAYGLLVCGVAAVSFGNEAVGTTGPYRRRATLLLTAVSVPVVTVVAYVTTLPIAPPYDTTPVWFGLSSLLFLVSIRSYGLFDVSPVAHETVFEEIDDAIVVVDDRGLLVDANPAATTAFGVDDDDVGRPVRAVLPNPEAIDSLLVDGETTFTAEGRHFEATRTSISVGQAGASNVFVFRDVTDRERVERRFQTYIEQSNDVLVVLDAETTVEYASPATRRVLGHDPETLTGRSVFSLVHPDDQSSIHRVFRSVTNAHERHEASDGGVTDGGVEAESATDERIGGVPGDDERTTSRETTERERFRLKHGDGGWQTVEAVVTAGVGATADRLLVNIRDVTERQRYEQRLRVLNRVLRHDLRNDANVVLGYADLLLKSDLDPAVRERAEAVRRKANRLVELGEQAREVDRTLHAEGGETHRIQLDDVVDSVAWRARETYPEAQVDTECEGECAALGNDLVDSALWHLVSNGIEHNDSAEPWVRVSVESTDDWVRVTVTDDGPGIPESERNVLEHGTETALEHGSGLGLWLVKWITDSVGGDVSFAERDPRGSIVTVELATPVGDPGETQAE
- a CDS encoding homoserine kinase; amino-acid sequence: MVTVRAPATTANLGSGYDTFGAALERPADEVTVQRATETTLTVTGAGAEYVPEAPTENTAGVVAATLDAPATIEIRKGIRPASGLGSSAASAAAAAVALNELYDRGYSRAELVSVAAEGEAAASGEVHADNVAPALLGGFTVTRPDGTTVVDAELSLVVCLPAQPISTREARQVVPSSLSMDDHVETVRNAATLTVGMCRSDPALVGRGLDDPVVTPARAALVDAYDAVREAATRAGATGVTISGSGPGVLAVTRPTDQRAVASAMVDGFERAGIDARAIQTGVGDGATIR